In the genome of Xanthomonas hortorum pv. pelargonii, the window CGGCCAGTCGCGGCTCGACGGCACGGTGGTTGTCGGCAGCCAGTTTCTCTTTGAGTCGCACCAGCGACGCTTTGCCAGGATGCGACGGCATTACAGGCTGCGAAATCTGCAGACCAACCGTGTGCAGGTGGCTAGCCGTATGAGATGCGTGCGCAGTGGCATCTGCGGTCTCCTTGCCGCGCTTGCTCGGGGCGCGGGATAGCATGGTCAATGCGCCATCGGGCTGGGCATCCGAGCGGCTGGGCGGGGTATCCGGGGACGTTTCTTTTCGATCTCATGGATGTTCGCACTTGACGCTGACACAGTGCGACTGAGCGGATTGGCGGATGCAGCAGGTGTCATCAGATTTCTCCTGGCGCTTGATGCAGTGGCGGCATCGATCAATGGCCGGTGCCGAGGAATGCGATCGCCTCGCAGCCCTGAGCTGGGCGCATTGTCGAGGGGCGGCGTGGTCGCCATGGCTCGAAAAGAGCACCGAGTTCAAGCACGCGACGAAACCGTTGCCGATGAAAGATCAAACTGCGGATCGTATTGCTCAGGGATTGAACCACTCTACAGGGGACATCTTTGCCGGATAGCGGAACCGACGTCGCTGCACCCGAATCCCCCGGAGGTGTGGGCGCCAAGGTCGGGTGCGCTGCTTCCCATGGCAGGGTTGGTGAAGGCGTCACGCGGCGGCGGGTGACGCCCGCATCCGCGTGCGAGGTGCGCCATCAAAACGTGATGGCACGCATCGGCATGCCTCAGGCCAGTTACCGTGTCGCCACCAACCCATCCGACGCCTGTGATGCCGCATCCTGCCGCCACCAACGCACGCGATTAGCCGGCGCCTGCAGATCCACCCGCTCGCCCATGCAGGGCGTGACCACCGCAACGCCAGCGCTGTCGGCCAGTGCCACGATGCGGTCCAGCGGCTCCTGCCACGCATGCATGGCCAGATCGAAGGTGCCGTTGTGGATCGGCAGCAGCGTCTGCCCGCCCACGTCCAGATACGCCTGCAGGCTCTGCTCCGGTTGCATGTGCACATGCGGCCACTGCTGGTCGTAGGCGCCGTTTTCGATCAGCGCCACGTCGAACGGGCCGAGCTGCTCGCCGATGGTCTTGAAGTGCGGGCCATAGCCGCCGTCGCCGCTGAAGAACACGCGCAGGTCGCGGTCCTGGATCGCCCAGGAACACCACAGCGACCGCCCGCTATCGAACAACCCGCGCCCGGAAAAATGCTGCGATGGAGTAGCAGTGAGTTGCACGCCACCGACGGTGATGGAGTCCCACCAATCCAGCTGACGCACCTTGGCCGGGTCCACGCCCCAGCTAACCAGCAGATCGCCCACGCCGAGCGGTGCGACAAACACGCCGACGCGGTCGGCCAGCGCGCGGATGGTGGCGCGGTCGAGATGGTCGTAATGGTTGTGCGACAGGATCACCCCGGCCAGCGGTGGCACCTCTTCCAGTGCAATCGGCGGCGCGTGGAAACGCTTTGGCCCGGCGAACGGCACCGGCGAGGCGCGCTTGGAGAACACCGGGTCGGTCAGCCACCACCCGCCGGCCAGCTTCATCAGCACGGTGGAATGGCCCAGGCGATACAAACTCCGATCGGGCGCGGCAAGCAACTGCGCGCGCGTCAACGGCTGCACCGGCAACGGTGCGGACGGCACCGTGGTGCTGGGTTTGGCGAACAAGACCGTCCACAGCAGGCCGATCTGCTCGCGCAGGCTCAGCGTGACAGTCGGCAACGGCAGCACATTGCGAAACCGGCCACCGCGGAACTGCGGCGAGGCGGCATACGGGGAAGGGCGAGGGGGAGCCATAGGAAAGTCCGAGCGAGACGTGGGAGTAGCGATAAGGAATGCGAGCGGCCAACAGACGACTGGGCTGTGCTCGGTGCTCAGGATCTGCAGGTACCGTTCGTACGCTGAGGTTCCTATGCGCCGGCTGCGCCCGCGTGACAATCGCGCGTCACGTTGCCGACCATCGTCATTACACTACACAGTGTAGTTTTATTTGCGTGAAAGTAAACTGTCCGGTGTAAAATCGGCAAATGTCGACTGCCTCTTCCCCTCCAGCCGCACCGCAGCGGCTGACCGACCGCAAGCGCCACGCCATCGTGGAGGCGGCCATTGCCGAGTTCCGCCAGCACGGTTTCGAGGCCACCAGCATGGACCGCGTGGCGGCCACTGCCGGCGTTTCCAAACGCACCGTCTACAACCACTTCCCTAGCAAGGACGCGTTGTTTGGCGAAATCCTGCGCGGGCTGTGGCAGCGCAGCGCCGATGCGGTGAACCTGGCTTACCGGCCCGACCAGCCGTTGCGCGCGCAGTTGATAACGTTGCTGCAGCAGAAGCTGCGCCTGCTCGACGACCCGGCATTTATCGATCTGTCGCGTGTGGCCCTCGCCGAGGGCATCCACTCGCCGGCGCGTGCCCGCGAACTGATATCGCAGTTGGGCAGCAAGGAAGAAGGCACCACCACCTGGCTGCGCGCCGCACTGGCCGACGGCCGCCTGGCCGGCGTGGAGGCGGACTTCGCCTCACAGCAACTGCAGGCGCTGATCAAAGGCTTCGCGTTCTGGCCGCAGCTCACCATGGGCCAGCCGCCGTTGTCGCCGGAGCAACAGACCCAGGTGGCCGAATCGGCGGTGGCGATGTTTTTGGGGTTGTACGGGCGCGAGTGAGTGCGCTCGTGATGCGCCTTTAGTCCTTCGACCACACCGCCAATGCGTAGCCGTGCGGATCGGCGAAATGAAAGCGTCGCCCGCCCGGAAACGCGAAT includes:
- a CDS encoding MBL fold metallo-hydrolase, whose product is MAPPRPSPYAASPQFRGGRFRNVLPLPTVTLSLREQIGLLWTVLFAKPSTTVPSAPLPVQPLTRAQLLAAPDRSLYRLGHSTVLMKLAGGWWLTDPVFSKRASPVPFAGPKRFHAPPIALEEVPPLAGVILSHNHYDHLDRATIRALADRVGVFVAPLGVGDLLVSWGVDPAKVRQLDWWDSITVGGVQLTATPSQHFSGRGLFDSGRSLWCSWAIQDRDLRVFFSGDGGYGPHFKTIGEQLGPFDVALIENGAYDQQWPHVHMQPEQSLQAYLDVGGQTLLPIHNGTFDLAMHAWQEPLDRIVALADSAGVAVVTPCMGERVDLQAPANRVRWWRQDAASQASDGLVATR
- a CDS encoding TetR/AcrR family transcriptional regulator translates to MSTASSPPAAPQRLTDRKRHAIVEAAIAEFRQHGFEATSMDRVAATAGVSKRTVYNHFPSKDALFGEILRGLWQRSADAVNLAYRPDQPLRAQLITLLQQKLRLLDDPAFIDLSRVALAEGIHSPARARELISQLGSKEEGTTTWLRAALADGRLAGVEADFASQQLQALIKGFAFWPQLTMGQPPLSPEQQTQVAESAVAMFLGLYGRE